Part of the Actinomyces howellii genome, CGACGCACACAGGGAGGTCCGCCGCCTGGTACAAGACGATCATTGACCGGCTTGATCACGGCTATCCACCAGGAGCGTGAGGATAGTTGATGTGTGCACCACCCCACCGTCCGTCACCAGCGCACAAGCCCAAGGGGGCCGGTCCCGACCAACCCGCCCCAACCGTGCCCTGTTCGGCCCCGACGAGGCGGCACAGTCAATCACAGGCCTGCCTCGCCCGCAGGTACCTGACAGCACCCCACGAGAGCACGACGTACCACTTCCCCCGATCTCGAGGTGCCACATGTCCCGATCTCGAGGTGCCATATGTCCCGATCTCGGGGGTGACACGCGACCGGGGCCGCACCCGGTCAGGGTGCGGCCCCGGAGGAAGCCCGGCAAGCCGGCGATCCGGCGGCCCGCAGGCTCCGCGGCTCTGTGCTCAGGCCTTGGCGGCGGCGATGCGCTCGCGGAACTTCGCGAGCTGCTCGGTGATGGCCGCGGGGACCTTGTCGCCGAACTGCTTGAAGTACTCCTCGGTGTCGTCCATCTCGGCGGCCCAGGCATCGGGGTCGATGGTGTACATCTGCTCCCACTGCTCGGCGGTCACGCCGGAGCCCTCGAGGTTGAAGTCCTCGGCCTTGGGGTACAGGCCGGTCACGCCCTCGATCGCCTCGACCTCACCGGCGGCGCGACGCACGATCCAGTCCAGGACCCGGGAGTTGTCGCCGTAGCCGGGCCACAGGAACTTGCCGTCGGCGTCCTTGCGGAACCAGTTGACCTGGTAGACCTTCGGGAAGCCCTCACCGAGCTGCTCCTGGATCTCCAGCCAGTGACCCCAGTAGTCGGCCATGTTGTAGCCGCAGAAGGGCAGCATGGCGAAGGGGTCGTGGCGCAGCGAGCCGGCCTTGACGTCCGTGGCGGCCGCAGTCACCTCGGAGGCCACCGAGGCGCCGATGAACACGCCGTGGGCGGCCTCGTACTGCTCGGCCACGAGCGGCACGTTCGAGGCACGACGCCCGCCGAAGAGGATGGCGTCGATGGCCACGCCCTCAGGGGCCTCCCAGTCCGGGCAGATGATCGGGCACTGCGCGGCGGGGGTCGTGAAGCGTGAGTTGGGGTGCGCGGCGAGCTTGCCCTCGGCGGCGTCGGCCGGGGTGTAGTCGTTGCCGTGCCAGTCGATGAGGTGCTCGGGCAGCTCGGCGTCGATGCCCTCCCACCACACGTCGCCGTCGTCGGTCAGGGCGACGTTGGTGAAGATGCTGTTGGCGCGCATGGTCTCCATGGCCATCGGGTTCGTCTTGTAGGACGTCCCCGGCGCCACCCCGAAGAAGCCGGCCTCAGGGTTGATGGCCCGCAGGCGGCCGTCCTCACCGGCGCGCATCCAGGCGATGTCGTCGCCGACCGTCTCGACCTTGTAGCCCTCGATGGTGGGCTGGAGCATGGCGAGGTTGGTCTTGCCGCAGGCCGAGGGGAAGGCGGCGGTCACGTGGTACTGCTTGCCGCTCTTCTCGTCGGTCAGGCGCAGGATGAGCATGTGCTCGGCCATCCAGCCGTCGCGCCGGGCCATCGTCGAGGCGATGCGCAGCGCGTAGCACTTCTTGCCCAGCAGGGCGTTGCCGCCGTAGCCCGATCCGAAGGACCAGATCTCGTTGGTCTCCGGGAAGTGGGTGATGTACTTCTCGTCGTTGCAGGGCCACGTCGTGTCCTCCTGGCCCGGTGCCAGGGGGGCGCCCACGGAGTGGACGGCGGGGACCCACGGACGGCCCTCGGCGATGAGGTCCATCGCCTGGGTGCCGATGCGCGCCATGATGCGCATGTTGACGACGACGTAGGGCGAGTCGGTCAGCTCGATGCCCAGCTGGGAGATGGGACCGCCCAGGGGGCCCATGGAGAAGGGGATGACGTAGAGGGTGCGGCCGCGCATCGCGCCGTCGAACTTCTCGTGGAGGATCTTCTTCATCTCCACGGGGTCGTACCAGTTGTTGGTCGGACCGGCGTCCTCCTCCTTCTCGGAGCAGATGTAGGTCCGGGACTCCACACGGGCCACGTCGCTGGGCAGGGAGCGAGCGAGGAAGGAGTTGGGACGCTTGTCGGGGTTGAGACGTGTGAACATGCCGGACTCGACCATCTCGGAGGTCAGGCGGTCCCACTCCTCGTCAGAGCCGTCCGCGAAGTAGACCTTCTCCGGCTTGCTGAGCTCCGCGATGCGGGTGACGAAGGAGATGACGTCCTCAGGGGTGTTGGCCGGTGCAGCCGCGCGAACTTCCTGCTCAGACACAGTCATGTGAGTCCCTTCCTTAGGTGTCTAGTGACTCGTTCTGTCGGCACCAATCCTCCCCCATCCCCGTCCGGAGGTCACGCCCCCGAAGGTCCCACCGGCTCCGCCGTGGGCGCACACGCACCGTGTTCCTCCCCACACTGCGACCCGGGGGGCTGCGTGTAGCGTCGGGGCGTGCCCATCCTCGACCGGACGCCGTCGGCCCACCACGCGCGCAGCCGCGCCCTGACCGCCCCGCTGGCCACCCTGGGGGCGGCCGGCATCGCGTTGGGCGCCTCGGCGTGCACGGCGCACATGGACATGACGATCGACGAGGCCGGGACCTACGACGTCGTCATGGTCATGCGCGACACGACGGGCACCGTCTTCACCGAGCAGACCAACTGCGAGGACTACGCCGACCCCGAGCTCGTCGGCGCCTCCCCGGGCGCCACCGTGACCTCCACCCCGGTGGGGGCGGCCGGGGACTCGGCGGGCCTGGGCTGCGAGGTCCGGGTCTCAGGGGTCACGGTCCCGGAGGCGGACGGCGCCCAGACCGAGGGCTCCCTCGTCGTGCGCGACGGGGACCTCTACGTCGTCACGATCGCCCCCTACCTCACTGACGAGGCCACCTCCCAGGCGACTGCGGGCGCCACCTCCGACCCGGGGGCGACCCCTCAGTCCCTGACCGAGGTCGTTGACGCGCGCGTGTCGGTGAGCTTCCCCGGCGCTGTCGTCGAGGACGGCGGGGGCTCGGTGTCGGGCTCGACGGTGACATGGGCCGACGCCGACCTCCTGGCGGGCGGGGTGAGCGCCTCGGGGTACGCCTCACCCCAGGCGGGCATGAACGTGTGGGACCGCTTCGCCCCCTGGATCATCGGAGCGGTCGTCGCGGCCGGCGCCGCCCTGGGTGCGGCCGGCTGGCGACGCCGCGCAGGCCGGCGCCGGGCGCACAGCACATCCGCCCCCTGAGTCCTGGAGCCTGCCGGGCGCATGGGGAGTCGTGCCCCCACGGACAGCGACTCCGACCTCCCCAGGTCACGCGCCAGTGCGTAGACTCGCAGCATGAGACCCCCATCGCGCACGTCCCTGCGCCGTCTGGGCGCAGCCGCCCTCGTCCCCTTCGTCCTTGCGCTGAGCGCCTGCGGCGCGAAGTACGACTTCACCATCCATGAGAATGAGACCGTCGACATGGTCGCCATCACGTGGGGTGATGAGATGACCGAGGAGTACTGCACCGCGTCCACCGACGAGGAATACGACTCGACCTACACCTTCACCGAGTACGAGGGCAAGCCAGCATGCGAGGAGCGAGCCGAGGCGATCCCCTTGTCCGAGTTCGCCAAGAGCGACAGCTCTGAGTCGAGCATCACCCACGAGGGGGACGTCTTCGTCGCCGTCTTCGACGTCGCCGCGATGAAGAGCCAGGCCGAGGAGAGCGCAACGCTCGCCGGTACGGACACCTCCGACATCAAGGTCACCATCTCGGTGACCTTCCCGGGCAAGGTGACCGAGGCCAACGGGAACGCGGAGGTCGACGGCTCGACCGTCACCTGGAGCGACGTGCTGGCCGAGTCCGAGAGCACGCTGCGGGCCGAGGGCAAGGACTCGCCCTTCAACCCGCTGCCGATCATCATCGGCGCGATCGTGGGCATCGTGGTCCTCATCGGCATCATCGCCATCATCGTCGTCGCGAGCCGGAAGAAGCGTGGCGGCCAGCTGCCGCCCCCGGGTGTGGTCGCCGGCCAGCCGGGTTACCAGGCCCAGCCCAGCTACCAGCCGCCCACCCAGCCCGGCTACCAGCAGCCCGCCCAGCCGAGCTACCAGGCCCAGCCCAGCTACCAGCCGCCCACCCAGCCCGGCTACCAGCAGCCCGCCCAGCCGGGTTACCAGGCCCAGCCGGGACAGCCCGGCTACCAGCAGCAGGGGCCCTACCCGCAGGATCCTCAGCAGCCCTACAACCCCAACGGCCAGTACTGAGCCGGCGCCCGGGCGCACCACAGTCCGCAGGCACTGAGGGGGCCGGTCTGGTCGCACCGTGACGGTGCTGCCAGCCCGGCCCCCTCAGCGTCTGCAGTTCAGTGTCTGCCGTGTCTGCGGGGCTCGGGGGCCCTGCGAGCCTGCCGGTCGGCGGGACGAGCCTGCCGGTCGGCGGGACGATGAGAGGCTCTGCGGATCTCGGCATGCCGCGGATGCCAGCCGTCTGCGCTGCCCGGAGGTTGCCCGGTGCTCTGGTCGTCAGGCGCCCACCGGCCCCCGCGGGAGCCAGGTGAGGACGCAGGAAGCAGCAGGAAGCAGCAGGGAGCGGTCCTGAGCAGATCCCGAAAGGGTGGAGTCCGGTGCGGCCAGGAGGCGGGGACCCGCCCGTCCGACTCAGCCCAGCAGCGCGTGACGGGTGATCGTGGCCTCGCGGCCCGCACCGACGCCGATGACGGACACCCGGGTGCGGGCGAGCTCCTCGATGCGCAGGACGTAGTCCTGCGCCGCGCGCGGCAGGTCGGAGAACTCCCGGACACCGGAGATGTCCTCGCTCCACCCGGGCAGCTCCTCGTAGACGGGGACGGCGTGGTGGAACTCGGACTGGGTCAGCGGCATCTCCTCGGTGCGCACCCCGTCGACCTCGTAGGCCACGCACACGGGGATCGTCTCGTGACCGGTCAGGACGTCGAGCTTGGTGAGGACGAGGTCGGTCAGCCCGTTGACCCGGGCGGCGTAGCGGGTGACGACGGCGTCGTGCCACCCGCAGCGCCGAGGACGCCCCGTGGTCACCCCGTACTCCCCGCCCTCGGCCCTCAGGCGCTCGCCCAGGGCGTCGGTCAACTCGGTGGGGAAGGGGCCCTCGCCCACCCGGGTCGTGTAGGCCTTGACGACACCGACCACCGAGTCGATGCGCGTGGGGCCCACACCCGTGCCGGTGCAGGCGCCCCCGGCGGTGGGGCTCGAGGAGGTGACGAAGGGGTAGGTGCCGTGGTCGATGTCGAGCATCGTGGCCTGACCGGCCTCGAAGAGCACCGTCTTGCCTGCGTCGAGGGCGTCGTTGAGCAGAAGGGAGCAGTCGACGACCATGGGCCGCACCCGCTCGGCGTAGGACAGCAGGTCGTCGGCCACGGCCTCGGGGTCGATGGCCGGGCGGTTGAACACCTTGAGGAAGAGGCTGTTCTTCTGGTCGAGGGCGCTGTGGACCTTCTGGCGCAGGATCGACTCGTCGAAGAGGTCCTGGACGCGGATGCCCACGCGGTTCATCTTGTCGGCGTAGGTGGGGCCGATCCCACGGCCGGTCGTGCCCAGCTGCCGCGCCCCCAGGAAGCGCTCGGTCGTGCGGTCCAGGACCCGGTTGTAGGACGGGATGATGTGGGCGTTGGCGGAGATGAGCAGGCTCGAGGCGTCCTTGCCTCGTTCGGTGATCTCCGCGATCTCGTTGAACAGGACCTCGAGGTCCACGACGACCCCGTTGCCGATGACGGGGGTGACACCGGGGGTGAGCACGCCCGCGGGCAGGAGGTGGAAGGCGAAGCTCTCCCCGTCGATGACGACCGTGTGACCGGCGTTGTTACCGCCGTTGAACTTGACGACGTAGTCGACGTCCTGGCCGAGCTGGTCGGTGGCCTTCCCCTTTCCCTCGTCCCCCCACTGGGTCCCCACGACGACGACGGCTGGCATGGCTGCTCCCTGGCTCGGTGTCCGCGCGGCGAGGGCCGCGCCGCGGCAAGCCTACCCGAGGCAGCCGCCCACGGGCCCCGTGCGCACGACCGGGCAGATGCCGGACCGGGCGCTGCCCCGTGGCGCGAACAGCCGTCGGCCGGCTCGGACCTGTGCGCAGGTCCGAGCCGGCCGACGGAACCGGCCCCGGAGGGGCGGGGCTACGGCGGTCAGCGCTTGGCCGAGCCGACCGAGCCGAGACGCTCGCAGGCCTCGACCACGCGGGCGGCCATGCCCTCCTCGGCGGCCTTGCCCCAGGCGCGCGGGTCGTACTTCTTCTTGTTGCCGACCTCGCCGTCGATCTTGAGGACGCCCTCGTAGTTGGTGAGCATCCAGTCGACCACCGGACGGGTGTAGGCGTACTGGGTGTCGGTGTCGACGTTCATCTTGATGACGCCGTTGCGCACCGCGGTGGCGATCTCCTCGTCGGTGGAGCCCGACCCGCCGTGCATGACCAGGTCGAAGGGCGAGGAGGTGTCACCCACCTTGGAGGACAGGCGGTCCCCGAGACGCTTGGCGCACTCGTCCTGGATCTCACCGAGGATCTCCGGACGCAGCTTGACGTGGCCGGGCTTGTAGGAGCCGTGGACGTTGCCGAAGGTCAGAGCCGTGATGTAGCGGCCGTTCTCACCCAGGCCCAGGGCCTCGATGGCGCGCCAGGCGTCGTCGGCGGTCGTGTAGAGGTTGGCGTTCTCGTCACCGGTGATGCCGTCCTCCTCGCCACCGACGGCGCCGATCTCGATCTCCAGGACGACGTTGGCCGCCTTGGCACGGGCCAGCATGTCGACGGCGATCTCGATGTTGTCGTCAAGGGACTCGGCCGAGCCGTCCCACATGTGGGAGTTGAACATCGGCAGCTCACCGCGCTTGACCTGCTCGGCCTCGATCTCCAGCAGGGGCAGGATCCAGGGCTCCAGCATCGCCTTGGGGCAGTGGTCGGTGTGCAGGCCGATGGTGCCGGGGTAGAGGTCACCGACCGCCCGGGCGTAGGCGGCGAAGGCGATGGAGCCCTTCACCTTGTCCGCGCGCGAGGAGCCCGACCAGTAGGCGGCGCCACCGTTGGAGATCTGCACGATGCCGTCGGACTCGGCGTCGGCGAAGCCCTTGAGGGCGGCGGACAGGGTCTGGGACGAGGTGACGTTGATCGCGGGGATGGCGTACTTGCCGGCCTTCGCCCGGTCGAGCATGTCGGCGTAGGACTCCGGGGTTGCAATAGCCACTGGGGGCCTCCTGATGTCGGTGAAAGTGCAGTGGTGCGTCAGTGATTCTTCCACGGATCGGACCCCGGGTGTAGCGGATCATGGTCCCGGATCACATCCCGCCCTCCCACCCTCCCCCAGATCGGGACATATGACACCTCGAGATCGGGACATATGACACCTCGAGATCGCCGCATCTGGCACACGGGACAGCCCGAAGGCGGTCGGAGGGTCAGTCGGGAGCGGCACCACCGTGCTGGAGGATCCACGAGTGCATGGCCACGGCTGCGGCGGCGGCCACGTTGATCGAGCGGGTCGAGCCGTACTGGCCGATGCGCAGCGTCCTGCTGCTGCCCGCCAGCAACCGCTCACTGATCCCCGCCCCCTCGGAGCCAAGGACGAGCAGGCTGCGCTCAGGAAGGACCGCCCCCTCCAGCAGCTCGGCACCCGGCCCGTTGTCGATGGCAACGACCTCGTAGTCGGCCCGTCCCGCCCAGTCGAGCAGGTCCTCGGGCTCCTCGTGGTGGACGACCTGCAGGTAGCGGTCGGTGACCATCGCCCCGCGCCTGTTCCACCGGCGTCGGCCCACGATGTGCACCCCGCCGACGTTGAAGGCGTTGGCGCTGCGCACGATCGAGCCGATGTTGAGGTCCTGGGAGACGTTCTCGATGGCTACGTGCAGCTGGTGGGAGCGGGCGGCCAGGTCCGCACGGATCGCCTCGAGGGACCAGTAGCGGTACCGGTCGACGACGTTGCGCCGGTCCCCTGCGGCCAGCAGCTCGGGATCAAGGCGCGGGTCGTCGGGCCAGGAGTCGGGGGGTGCGGGCCACGGGCCGACACCCACCTCGCGGCGGTCCACCGGGGTGTCGAGGTCCGGCGGGCGCCCTTCCCAGTAGTCGCGGCCACCACCGTGGCCGGCGGGCGGAGTGACCCCGGGACCGCCCGAGGCCCCTCCCCTGCCCACCGCTCAGGCCAGGCCGAGGTCGTCCAGGCCCAGAGCGGCGTGGTAGGGCAGCCCGGCGGCCTCGATGCGCTCGCGGGCCCCGGTGTCCCGGTCGACGATGACGGCCACGGCGAGCACCTGGGCACCGGCCTCACGCAGCGCCTCGACCGCCTCGAGCGGGGACCCGCCGGTGGTCGAGGTGTCCTCGAGGACGACGACCCTGCGCCCCGCGACCTCAGGGCCCTCGACCCGGCGCCTCATCCCGTGGTCCTTGGCCGCCTTGCGTACGACGAAGGCGTCAAGGTCCAGGCCACGGGAGGCTGCGGCGTGGAGCATGGCGGTGGCTACCGGGTCGGCGCCCATGGTCAGGCCGCCGACGGCGTCGACGTCCTCAGTGCCCAGCCCCGCCTCCTCGAGCATGTCGAGCATGACGTGGCCGATAAGGGGGGCCGCCTCGTGGTGGAGGGTCGCGCGGCGCATGTCGACGTAGAAGTCGGACTCCAGGCCGGAGGCCAGAGTGACCTTGCCGCGCACGACGGCGAGGTCGTTGACGAGTTGGGCGAGACGGGCGCGCTGGGAGTCGTTGGTGCTCACGCACCTAGGCTAGATGCATCGGCGCCCGCCGGCGGGAGGCAGGCGAGCTCCTCGCCGGCCTCGCCGAGCCCGGCACAGCCGAGCCCGGCCTCACCGGCACCTCCGTCGTCGCCGTTCACAGGGCGGGCAACGGTGAGGTCGCGCCCCTGTCGTACACGACGGCCGGGCGGCCCCTGAGCCCACCTCCCGGTCTGAGGATCAGGCCAGGGCCGCGACAGCCGCCTCGTAGTCGGGCTCCTCACCGGTCTCGGGGACCTGCTGGGCGTGCAACACCGTGCCGTCGGAGTCGAGCACGACGACCGCGCGCGACAGCAGGCCGGCCAGCGGGCCGTCGGCGAAGGTGACGCCGTAGTCCTGCCCGAAGGTGGAGCGGAAGGCCGAGCCGGTCACAACGTCGTCGAGTCCCTCGGCACCGCAGAACCGGGCGGCCGCGAAGGGGAGGTCCGCTGAGACGCACACGACGGTCGTGTTGGCCAGCTCGGAGGCGCGCTTGTTGAACTCGCGCACGCTCGTGGCGCACACCCCGGTGTCTACCGAGGGGAAGATGTTGAGCACGACGCGACGACCGGACAGGGAGGCGCTGGTGACGGGAGCGAGGTCAGCGCCGACGAGGTCGAATGCGGGCGCCGGGGTGCCGACTGCCGGCAGCTCTCCGACGGTGGTGACAGGGGATCCGTGCACAGTGATCGTAGCCATGGGCCCATCGTCCCAGGTCCCGTGGTGGGAAACCAGGGCGTGCGGGCGCGCCGACAGCGAAAAGCACGGCGTGGGTTCCCGCCTAGCGGGAGCGGCCGGGGCCCCAGCGGCCGGGCCGCAGAGCCACCGACCCGGGCGGACGAGGCGGCCCCCACTGGCGACGGTGAGAGCCGTGAGAGCCGACGGTACCGTCCGTGCCGTCAGTACCGTCAGTACCGGGTCCGTACGCTGGCGTGACCCGCCACGCGGCGCACGAGCCAGCGAGGGCTGAGTCGGAGCGCTGCGTTGACCGCCTGGTACCGGGCCGACGGGGTGCAGATGACCTGGCCGCGTCGCACCGCGGCCAGCGCCTCACACGCGACGTCCTCGGCACGCAACCACGCGATCCCCGGCCACGCCCCCTCCTCCATCCCGGCCCGGGCGTGGAACTCCGAGTGGGTCAGACCCGGGTTGACGACGGTGGCCGTCACCCCCGTGCCACGCAGCTCCGAGGCGAGACCCTCGGTGAAGGTACGCACCCACGCCTTGTGGGCGGCGTAGGTTCCCATGGCGGTCAGCGCCGTCACGCTCGCGATGTTGAGCACCGCACCGTGACCGCGCTCGACCATGCCCGGTACCGCGGCGTGGGTCAGCTCCATGACCGCGCCGACCATGACGTCCAGGGCGCGACGCTCCTGCTCGATGCTCCCCGAGGCGAAAGGCTGGCCGACGGCGAATCCCGCGTTGTTGACAAGAAGGTCGACCGGCCGGACGGCGACCTGCGCGGCAGTCCTCGGCCCCCGACCGCCGGCTCCCGACGAGGCGGGCGTGGCGGCTGGGGTCGCGTCGGCCGCCTGCTCCTGGGACTGCCGCAGCCGATCGGCCACCGCTCTCCGCCCGGCCGCCGCCGACAGGTCGGCAGGCAGGACCTGGACCCCGACCCCCGCCAGCTGGTGGAGCTCGGTGGCGACCTGGTTGAGACGGTCCTCGTCGCGAGCCACGACGACGAGGTCGTGGTGGGCCTGAGCCAGCTGCCAGGCGATCTCCAGGCCGATGCCCGCCGTCGCCCCGGTGATGAGTGCGGTTCCCATGCAGCCAGCCTAGCGGTGCGCCGGCGTCGCGTGGCCTGCCGCGGGGGGGGACCGTCGGCCGGGCCGGGTAGCCTGCGTCCATGCGCCTGGCAACCTGGAACGTCAACTCCGTCCGTACCCGCGTCGATCGGGTCCTCGCCTTTCTCGAGCGCTCCGACGTCGACGTGCTCGCCATGCAGGAGATCAAGTGCCGCCCCGACCAGTTCCCGCGCGAGCCCTTCGAGGCGGCGGGCTACGAGCTGGCCGTCCACGGCCTGGACCAGTGGAACGGGGTGGCGATCGCCTCGCGGGTCGGGCTGTCCGACGTCGTCACCTCCTTCCCCCACCAGCCGGCCTGGGCGGCCAAGGACGGGGCGGAGGCGGTGGTCGAGGCGCGGGCACTGGGCGCGACGGTCGGCACCGTGGGATCGAGGGGTGAGGCCGGGACCTCGTCGGCCCCGGTTCGGCTGTGGAGCCTATACGTTCCCAACGGCAGGGAGCTGGACCACCCGCACTACGCCTACAAGCTCGACTGGCTGCGGGTGCTGCGCGAGGAGGTCGCCGGCTGGCTCAGCCAGGATCCCGACCAGGCCCTGGCGCTCGTGGGCGACTGGAACGTGGCGCCGCGGGACGAGGACGTGTGGGACATGGGGGCCTTCGAGGGCGCCACGCACGTGTCGGCCGCCGAGCGCGCGGCCTTCGCCGCCTTCGAGGAGGTCGGGCTCGTCGAGGCCACCCGCGAGCGCGCCACGAACTACACCTACTGGGACTACCAGAAGCTGCGCTTCCCCCGCAACGAGGGCATGCGCATCGACTTCGTGTACGGCTCTCCCGCCTTCGAGGCCCGCGTGACCGGGGCGGCCATCGACCGTGAGGAGCGCAAGGGCAAGGGCGCCTCCGACCACGTGCCGGTCGTCGTCGACCTCATCTGACCTCCTGCCGCGAGGAGCCTGCCCGAGTCCCTGCGCGGGCGGGCCCAGGTGCGCGCCGCCCCGCTCCTCCCCGGCTCCCGGGCACGACGTCGGTCGAGGTGCCACTTGTCCCGATCTCGAGGTGCCATATGTCCCGATCTCGAGGTGCCATATGTCCCGATCTCGAGGTGCCATAAGTCCCGATCTCGCGGGAGGGCGGGAGGGGAGGGCGTCACAGGGAGAGGATCTGGTCGCTGAGCGTCGGCCAGGCCGCTCGGTGGGTCGCGCCGAAGGGCTCGGCCCCGAGGAACACCGCGAGGCGCCCCGCCTGCGGGTCGACCCACAGGAAGGACCCTGACTGCCCGAAGTGACCGAAGGTGGCCGGGCTGTTGGCCGAGCCCGTCCAGTGCGGGGACTTGGCGCCCCGCACCTCGACGCCGAGTCCGAACCCGTTGGGCGCCTGGCGACCGTAACCCGGTAGCACGCCGTCGAGCCCCGGGATGACGACAGCGGTGGCCACGGCGGCCAGGCTCGGGGAGATGAGCCGGGGACTGGCCATCTCCCGGGCGAAGACAGCCAGGTCCCGCGCGCTGCCCGTCCCGGAGTGCGCCGGGGACCCGGGCACCGTGACGGTCGACAGGCCCAGGGGCTCGAGGACGGCGGTCTCGACCCACCGTTCAAGCGGGACGCCGGTGGCCTCGACAAGCCGTTCACCGAGGATCTCGATACCGCGGTTGGAGTAGATCCGCCGCGTGCCGGGGGCAGCCAGGACCGCGTCGGAGTCGAAGGCGACCCCGCTGGCGTGGGCAAGAAGGTGGGCGATGCTCGCCCCGGGCAGCAGCGGCGGCGCCCCGGGGGAGTCGGCCGGGTCCTCAAGGCTGAGCATCCCGCGCTCGACGGCGACCAGGGCGCTCCACGCCACGATCGGCTTGGTCACCGAGGCCAGGGGGAAGACCTCGTCAACCGCTCCGGCCTCGACCAGGGTGGCCCAGCCCTGGGTGTCCCGGTCACCGGGGCCCCCGCGTCCCGCCGCCACGACGGCCACCGGTCCGTCGAAGCGGTCGAGCGCCCCGAGTGCCGCCCGGGCCCTGTCCCCGGTCAGGGGGCCGCAGCCCCCTCCTGCACGTGGCGCCGTCATCGCAGGCACAGCAGCTGGGAGCGCAGGACCTCCAGGACCGGGGCCTGGGAGGCCGCTCCCCCGCCCAGGGCACGCGCCATCTGCTCGGTGAAGGCGTCGACGCGGCTGCTCGCGTCCCGCAGGTCGTAGTACTGTGCGACGCTCGCGTCGTAGTCGGCCAGCGCGTCGAGATGCGCCTCGAGCTCGGGGTAGGCGTCGACGGCGCAGGTGATCTCCCGCGGCAGCCGGGGCTTGTACTGCGGCTCCTGGGCCCGGTGTCCCACGAGCAGCCCGACGAGAGGGAAGGTCCGGGTGGGAAGCCCCAGCGCCGCGATGACCCGCGGCGCGTCACCCAGGATCGAGCCGAGGTAGGTGGTCCCCAGCCCGAGGGACTCCGCGGCGACGACGAGGTTCTGCGCGGCGATCATCGTGTCCTCGACGCCCTGGAGGAACAGGGCGGTGCGCTCGAGGGGCTCGACGGGGGCCCCGGCCCGCTCACGGATGAGGGCGTTGCGGTGCAGGTCGACGACGAGGACGAACAGCTCGCCGCGCTCACCCCCGACGTAGGGCTGGCCGGAGGCGAGGTGGATCTGTTCGCGCACCGAGGGGTCGAGCACCCGGATGATCGTGACCTGCTGCTGAAAGGAGGAGGTCGCGCCGTGGCAGGCGACCTCGAGCAGGGTGGCGACCGTGTCCTCGCCGACCGGCTCGCTCGTGTAGGCGCGGATGCTGCGGTGGGCCATCTGGGCCGCGATGGTCGCGTTGACGACCGGTGTCGGCATCGGCGCGCCCAGGGCGTCGGTGGGGGCGCGGGACGCGGGGCTGTCGGGGCTCATGTCCCGACCCTATCGCCGTCGGGGACGTCGCAGAGGTGACCTACGATGGGGCCGATGCCTTTCTACCGCCGGGACCTGCGAGGGTCCTCGCCCCTGACCGCTGCCGGGACCGGCCGGCCCGCGCCAGTCGGGTCCCGCCCCGCGGCCTCGCCCGCCCGGCCCGCGAGCGGGGGCTCCGGACCGGGCTACGCCGTCGTCGACCTGGAGACCACAGGGCTGTCCCCCGCCTCCGACTCGATCCTGGAGATCGGCCTCGTCCTGGTCGGCGCCGACGGGACGGTGGAGCGGTCCTGGTCGACCCTGGTCGACCCCGGCGCGGGGGTCGACGTGGGACCCACCTTCATCCACGGGATCGTCGCCACCGAACTGGACGGTGCTCCGCCGCTGTCGGCGATCGCCGACCTGCTCGTGCGCGACCTGGCGGGGCGGGCCGTCGTCGCCCACAACGCCCGATTCGACGTCGGCTTCCTCACCCACGCCCTGGGCGCGCTGGGAAGGCTCGCGCGCGGGTCGGTCGTCCCGCGGGTGTGCACGATGGAGCTGGCCCGCCGGTTCATGTCGACGCCCTCGCGGAGGCTGGTCACCTGCTGCGAGGTCGCGGGGGTCGAGATCGGCCGCCACCACAGCGCCCTCGACGA contains:
- a CDS encoding TrmH family RNA methyltransferase, with the translated sequence MDRREVGVGPWPAPPDSWPDDPRLDPELLAAGDRRNVVDRYRYWSLEAIRADLAARSHQLHVAIENVSQDLNIGSIVRSANAFNVGGVHIVGRRRWNRRGAMVTDRYLQVVHHEEPEDLLDWAGRADYEVVAIDNGPGAELLEGAVLPERSLLVLGSEGAGISERLLAGSSRTLRIGQYGSTRSINVAAAAAVAMHSWILQHGGAAPD
- the pyrE gene encoding orotate phosphoribosyltransferase; the encoded protein is MSTNDSQRARLAQLVNDLAVVRGKVTLASGLESDFYVDMRRATLHHEAAPLIGHVMLDMLEEAGLGTEDVDAVGGLTMGADPVATAMLHAAASRGLDLDAFVVRKAAKDHGMRRRVEGPEVAGRRVVVLEDTSTTGGSPLEAVEALREAGAQVLAVAVIVDRDTGARERIEAAGLPYHAALGLDDLGLA
- the tpx gene encoding thiol peroxidase, translating into MATITVHGSPVTTVGELPAVGTPAPAFDLVGADLAPVTSASLSGRRVVLNIFPSVDTGVCATSVREFNKRASELANTTVVCVSADLPFAAARFCGAEGLDDVVTGSAFRSTFGQDYGVTFADGPLAGLLSRAVVVLDSDGTVLHAQQVPETGEEPDYEAAVAALA
- a CDS encoding SDR family NAD(P)-dependent oxidoreductase, with protein sequence MGTALITGATAGIGLEIAWQLAQAHHDLVVVARDEDRLNQVATELHQLAGVGVQVLPADLSAAAGRRAVADRLRQSQEQAADATPAATPASSGAGGRGPRTAAQVAVRPVDLLVNNAGFAVGQPFASGSIEQERRALDVMVGAVMELTHAAVPGMVERGHGAVLNIASVTALTAMGTYAAHKAWVRTFTEGLASELRGTGVTATVVNPGLTHSEFHARAGMEEGAWPGIAWLRAEDVACEALAAVRRGQVICTPSARYQAVNAALRLSPRWLVRRVAGHASVRTRY
- a CDS encoding exodeoxyribonuclease III, with product MRLATWNVNSVRTRVDRVLAFLERSDVDVLAMQEIKCRPDQFPREPFEAAGYELAVHGLDQWNGVAIASRVGLSDVVTSFPHQPAWAAKDGAEAVVEARALGATVGTVGSRGEAGTSSAPVRLWSLYVPNGRELDHPHYAYKLDWLRVLREEVAGWLSQDPDQALALVGDWNVAPRDEDVWDMGAFEGATHVSAAERAAFAAFEEVGLVEATRERATNYTYWDYQKLRFPRNEGMRIDFVYGSPAFEARVTGAAIDREERKGKGASDHVPVVVDLI
- a CDS encoding serine hydrolase domain-containing protein, with product MTAPRAGGGCGPLTGDRARAALGALDRFDGPVAVVAAGRGGPGDRDTQGWATLVEAGAVDEVFPLASVTKPIVAWSALVAVERGMLSLEDPADSPGAPPLLPGASIAHLLAHASGVAFDSDAVLAAPGTRRIYSNRGIEILGERLVEATGVPLERWVETAVLEPLGLSTVTVPGSPAHSGTGSARDLAVFAREMASPRLISPSLAAVATAVVIPGLDGVLPGYGRQAPNGFGLGVEVRGAKSPHWTGSANSPATFGHFGQSGSFLWVDPQAGRLAVFLGAEPFGATHRAAWPTLSDQILSL
- a CDS encoding nitroreductase family protein, which gives rise to MPTPVVNATIAAQMAHRSIRAYTSEPVGEDTVATLLEVACHGATSSFQQQVTIIRVLDPSVREQIHLASGQPYVGGERGELFVLVVDLHRNALIRERAGAPVEPLERTALFLQGVEDTMIAAQNLVVAAESLGLGTTYLGSILGDAPRVIAALGLPTRTFPLVGLLVGHRAQEPQYKPRLPREITCAVDAYPELEAHLDALADYDASVAQYYDLRDASSRVDAFTEQMARALGGGAASQAPVLEVLRSQLLCLR